The Bacteroidota bacterium DNA segment GGGCTGCATAGTAGAAAATGCTATTCCCAACGTCATCTTTTGTGTTTATATCAAGGCCTTTGTCAGTAAAGTACGCAACATCTGCAACGTCGTTAAAACGGTAAGAGGCAAGATGAAATGCGTTTGCGCCACTTTCTGTAGTTTCGTTCTCCAAACTTGCGCCATTAGCAAGGAGATAGTCACCCATTTCTGGTGTTAAATGCCCACCGTTTGCCGTAAAGAGCAGCACGGTATAGCCATGGGAGTCACGCAGGTCCATTTTTGCGCCGCTTTCTACCAAATACTTAACCAGAGAGAGATCCCCTCTGTAGCCAGCCCAAAAAACATAAGTCCTAGAATCGTGAGTAAGTTTATTGATATCATTGCCTTTATCAATCAGGTATTTGACCGTTTCAAACGGAGCACGACCAAGGATGGCATAAGTCGTTGCATCAAACCCGCCACTGTTGGATTCCGTAACCGAATGCCCTTTCGCAATCTCGTCCTCAATGGCCTCAACAGAGGGATTAGCTGCCCAATATTGCGATGACAAAAAAGGGTTACCTGATTGTGCAAAAAGGGAGGTCGAAAAGATCAGGGAGAAAATAAATCCCGGGAGTATTCGTGTTTTCATAGTCAAAAATTCTATTCTTCGTTACTGCTTAAAAAATCAAGGTTTGTACCGTTATCAAGCAGCAGTTCATTTTCACTGGCAAGGTCAAACGGAGACTCTTCGAAATCGGTAGTAGTGTGTTTATTAGCCCCTATGGAAAGCAGGTATTTGAGGGCTGAATCGTCCTTTGCTTTCATTGCCATATGGTGAAGCGCTGTGTAACCTTCATGATCTTTTGCATTTATGTCGATGGAGGTAAGTTCAGCGATGAGCTTAAAAAGTGCTATATCCCCATTGTCTGCTGCCAGATGGTACAGCGTTTTTCCATTACCCTGCAATGCTGCTTCATCCAGCCCGTTTTCGCGAAGCAGTTCAAATTTTGCAATAAACTCCTCTTCTGCATCCGCATCAAAATTGCTCAATAGGAACGAATAGAGATTGCTTCCATTTTTATCCAACACAAGTGCATCTGCGCCAAGCTCCAGTAAATAGTTTGTCGATTCAACTGAAGCACTTCTTACGGCTCTGGTTAAGGCAGAATAGCCATTGTTATTTTGGTGATTAACATTGTCTGTGCGCTCTGCGAAGTATTCAATCACAGAAGTTGAGTCGTTATAAAAAACGGCATTAATGAGCGGTGTGTTACCGCTGCTTGTATCAACTTTATTAGGATCCACGCCTTTCGCAACAAACCATTCAATGGCTTCGGTATTGTCCGCGACAAACGCCAAACGATGAAGCGGAGTGTAACCGGCGTCTGTTTTCACATTTGGTTCGAGTCCTAATCCTTCCAGGTATTCAAAGAATGAAACAGGATTTTCTCTGTTTCTCACCGCAGATAAGAACGCGTTTCCTCCCTTGCTATTGTTTCCCTGGTACTCTACTCCCATTTCAATCAGATTATCCAGCAACTCTATATTTCCGCTTCTGCTGGCATAGTAAAAGATCCCATTCCCCTCATTGTCCGTCGCGTGTAAATCAATTCCTCGATCAGTAAAATATTCGATCTGGGCAACGTCGGTAAATTTGTATGACGTAAGATGCAAAGCGTTTGCGCCTTTTGGGGTCACTTCATTTTTCAAATCTGATCCCTGCGAAATCAAATAATCGGCCATTTCGGGCGTGAGCTCACCTCCGAGTGCTGAAAACAGCAGCATTGTATAGTTGTCGGATTCGTCACCTTCAATACTTGCCCCATTTTCGATTAGGTGTTTAACCAAAGGAAGATTTCCTCTGTAACCCGCCCAATAAACATAAGAGGCACCATGGGCAATCGTATTTACATCAATGCCTTTTCCTAACAAATAGGTAACCGTTTCAAAGGGCGCTCGGCCCAGGATCGCATAACTTGTCGCGTCAAATCCAGAATTCGATGATTCGGTAACTGAATGCCCTTTTATGATCTCAGTATCAATCTCTGCGATCGATGGATTACCTTCCCAATAATCCATCGACAAAAAAGGATTACCTGATTGGGCAAAAAGCGAAACGGGAAGGATCAGAGAGAAAAGAAAACTGGCGAGTATCCTGGCCATTATTTTTATTTGGACTAATTCTAAATAAGGAAATCTAAAGTAATCGTCCTCATCGACTAAT contains these protein-coding regions:
- a CDS encoding ankyrin repeat domain-containing protein; the encoded protein is MARILASFLFSLILPVSLFAQSGNPFLSMDYWEGNPSIAEIDTEIIKGHSVTESSNSGFDATSYAILGRAPFETVTYLLGKGIDVNTIAHGASYVYWAGYRGNLPLVKHLIENGASIEGDESDNYTMLLFSALGGELTPEMADYLISQGSDLKNEVTPKGANALHLTSYKFTDVAQIEYFTDRGIDLHATDNEGNGIFYYASRSGNIELLDNLIEMGVEYQGNNSKGGNAFLSAVRNRENPVSFFEYLEGLGLEPNVKTDAGYTPLHRLAFVADNTEAIEWFVAKGVDPNKVDTSSGNTPLINAVFYNDSTSVIEYFAERTDNVNHQNNNGYSALTRAVRSASVESTNYLLELGADALVLDKNGSNLYSFLLSNFDADAEEEFIAKFELLRENGLDEAALQGNGKTLYHLAADNGDIALFKLIAELTSIDINAKDHEGYTALHHMAMKAKDDSALKYLLSIGANKHTTTDFEESPFDLASENELLLDNGTNLDFLSSNEE